One Nocardia iowensis DNA window includes the following coding sequences:
- a CDS encoding CorA family divalent cation transporter has translation MRAVSSAMAADRFDTEVLQQHWIPLASSDADTAAVLRERLGVDFAAARNRVWETDNFLYLPVVANYKRGDTIERETIVFALGSEFLVTLQPAEHFVPFDKAIAKMRRNPALTGSAHGVMYALLWALNEASERVIYYASDALEAMTDDIEMATNGYDQRGREIGVADMRGTMSRMNAAEEIVSRTQETQLQLARAARHLMADIAVHSAALESLIAILIADIDGVKQHAGFEHDKVRYLQQSVMTWLDVKQNQIVKVFTIITAVFLPPTLIATFYGMNFTWMPELDWQHGFLATTLMTLVAAVIPLVYIKRKGWLR, from the coding sequence ATGCGTGCCGTCAGCAGCGCCATGGCCGCCGACCGGTTCGATACCGAAGTCCTGCAACAACATTGGATTCCGCTGGCGTCCTCGGACGCCGACACCGCCGCGGTCCTGCGGGAGCGCTTGGGTGTGGACTTCGCGGCAGCGCGGAACCGGGTCTGGGAAACGGATAATTTCCTCTACCTGCCGGTGGTCGCCAACTACAAGCGCGGCGACACGATCGAACGCGAAACGATCGTCTTCGCGCTCGGCAGCGAATTCCTGGTGACGCTGCAACCCGCCGAGCACTTCGTTCCGTTCGACAAGGCCATCGCGAAGATGCGCCGCAACCCGGCGCTCACCGGCTCCGCGCACGGCGTGATGTACGCGCTGCTGTGGGCCCTCAACGAGGCCTCCGAGCGGGTCATCTACTACGCGAGCGACGCGCTGGAGGCGATGACCGACGACATCGAGATGGCCACCAACGGCTACGACCAGCGCGGCCGCGAGATCGGGGTCGCCGACATGCGCGGCACCATGTCGCGGATGAACGCCGCCGAGGAAATAGTCTCGCGCACCCAGGAGACACAGCTCCAATTGGCCCGTGCCGCAAGGCATCTGATGGCCGACATCGCCGTGCACAGTGCGGCGCTGGAGAGCCTGATCGCCATCCTGATCGCCGATATCGACGGGGTGAAACAGCATGCGGGCTTCGAACACGACAAGGTCCGCTACCTGCAGCAGTCGGTGATGACCTGGCTGGATGTCAAGCAGAACCAGATCGTCAAGGTGTTCACCATCATCACCGCGGTCTTCCTGCCGCCCACCCTGATCGCCACCTTCTACGGCATGAACTTCACCTGGATGCCCGAACTGGACTGGCAGCACGGCTTTCTCGCCACCACCCTGATGACCTTGGTGGCGGCGGTGATCCCGCTGGTCTACATCAAACGAAAAGGTTGGCTGCGCTGA
- a CDS encoding urease subunit beta, with amino-acid sequence MIPGEYFCAEGTIELNAGADRIGLDVVNTGDRPVQVGSHVHFPQANAALRFDRVAAHGRRLDIPAGTAVRFEPGLGQRVSLVPIGGTREVHGISLNPPGHLDGQHE; translated from the coding sequence ATGATTCCCGGTGAATACTTCTGTGCCGAGGGCACTATCGAGCTGAACGCCGGTGCCGATCGGATCGGACTCGACGTGGTCAATACCGGCGACCGTCCGGTGCAGGTCGGCAGCCACGTGCACTTCCCGCAGGCCAACGCCGCGCTGCGCTTCGACCGCGTCGCCGCGCACGGCCGACGGCTTGATATCCCGGCTGGCACCGCGGTGCGTTTCGAACCGGGTCTCGGACAGCGGGTTTCGCTGGTCCCGATCGGCGGCACCCGCGAAGTGCACGGCATCAGCCTGAACCCGCCCGGACACCTGGATGGACAGCATGAGTGA
- a CDS encoding urease subunit gamma, with amino-acid sequence MRLSPHEQERLLLSYAAELARRRQARGLKLNHPEAVALITDHVLEGARDGRSVAELMSSGRTVLTRSDVMAGVPEMIHDVQVEATFPDGTKLVTVHHPIG; translated from the coding sequence ATGCGACTGTCGCCGCATGAGCAGGAACGGCTGCTGCTGAGCTACGCGGCCGAGCTGGCCCGGCGCAGGCAGGCCCGTGGGCTCAAGTTGAACCACCCGGAGGCCGTCGCGCTGATCACCGACCACGTGCTCGAGGGCGCGCGGGACGGTCGCTCGGTCGCCGAGCTGATGTCGTCCGGCCGAACGGTTCTCACGCGTTCCGACGTGATGGCGGGCGTGCCGGAGATGATTCACGACGTCCAGGTCGAGGCCACCTTTCCGGACGGCACCAAGCTGGTGACCGTCCACCATCCGATCGGCTAG
- a CDS encoding S1C family serine protease yields the protein MDAYSRTVIAVAASITPHVASVRTRRGHGSAVVFTEDGFLLTNAHVIGSATGGEVVFADGVEARFDVVGVDPLSDLAVLHSRNGAPGAVTLGDADELVVGQLVVAVGSPLGLAGSVTAGVVSALGRAVPVASRRAGRVIEDVIQTDAALNPGNSGGALSDSSGRVVGINTAVAGIGLGLAIPINATTRRIIGTLHTDGRVRRAYLGLVGMPAPLPAAVAARTGQSAGVRIMEVVRGGPADQAGLRRGDLVLSVARAEVRDAQGIQRQLFADAIGTKLPVTVLRNGAMVDVIAVPIELTVD from the coding sequence ATGGATGCCTATTCGCGCACGGTGATCGCGGTCGCCGCCTCGATCACGCCACATGTGGCCAGCGTGCGGACCAGACGCGGGCACGGATCGGCGGTGGTGTTCACCGAGGACGGCTTCCTGCTGACCAACGCGCACGTCATCGGGTCGGCCACCGGGGGAGAGGTGGTGTTCGCCGACGGCGTGGAAGCCCGGTTCGATGTCGTCGGCGTAGACCCGCTGTCCGATCTGGCGGTGCTGCACTCCCGCAATGGCGCCCCGGGGGCGGTGACGCTCGGCGATGCCGACGAACTCGTCGTGGGTCAGCTGGTGGTCGCCGTCGGCAGCCCGCTCGGCCTCGCGGGCTCGGTCACCGCCGGGGTGGTGAGCGCGCTCGGCCGTGCCGTACCGGTCGCCTCGCGCCGGGCAGGCCGGGTGATCGAAGACGTGATCCAGACCGATGCCGCGCTCAATCCCGGCAATTCCGGTGGCGCGCTGTCGGATTCGTCGGGCCGGGTGGTCGGCATCAATACCGCCGTCGCGGGTATCGGTCTGGGACTGGCGATTCCGATCAACGCGACCACTCGTCGCATCATCGGCACGCTGCACACCGACGGCCGAGTACGCCGCGCCTACCTGGGTTTGGTCGGCATGCCCGCACCGCTGCCCGCGGCGGTCGCCGCACGCACGGGACAGTCGGCCGGGGTGCGGATCATGGAGGTGGTGCGCGGCGGCCCCGCCGACCAGGCCGGATTGCGGCGCGGCGATCTGGTGCTGAGCGTCGCCCGCGCCGAAGTCCGTGACGCACAAGGCATTCAACGGCAGCTGTTCGCCGACGCGATCGGCACCAAACTGCCGGTGACGGTGCTGCGCAACGGCGCGATGGTGGACGTGATCGCCGTCCCGATCGAACTGACCGTCGACTGA
- a CDS encoding DUF3558 family protein, which translates to MIQKGAVMIPFSVRNAGLAVIALAGLLTGCSSGTTPEAARTAPAAPFADCAPLSTQQISDAVHADRLIAQHTLPACRWAAQIGAGGADISFTFSATDSLQQLWDRARSDGFQTEHMVITKHALGTVTATAFYVRDPHDPTGCAVVAASNGAITWRVQNLSRTTSLDPCAASLELATMMVDLSP; encoded by the coding sequence ATGATCCAGAAGGGAGCGGTGATGATCCCGTTCTCTGTCCGCAATGCCGGACTTGCCGTTATTGCCCTGGCCGGATTGCTGACCGGATGTAGCAGCGGTACCACACCGGAGGCCGCCCGCACGGCGCCCGCCGCCCCGTTCGCCGACTGCGCGCCGCTGTCCACCCAGCAGATCAGCGACGCCGTCCACGCCGACCGGCTCATCGCGCAGCACACCTTACCGGCCTGCCGGTGGGCTGCCCAGATCGGCGCCGGCGGCGCTGACATCAGCTTCACCTTCTCCGCCACGGACTCGCTCCAGCAACTCTGGGACCGCGCCAGGTCGGACGGTTTCCAGACCGAACATATGGTGATCACCAAACATGCGCTCGGCACGGTGACCGCGACCGCGTTCTACGTCCGCGACCCGCACGACCCCACCGGCTGCGCCGTTGTCGCCGCGTCCAACGGCGCCATCACCTGGCGCGTCCAGAACCTTTCGCGCACAACATCACTCGATCCCTGCGCCGCTTCGCTCGAGCTGGCCACGATGATGGTCGACCTGTCGCCGTAA
- a CDS encoding ArsR/SmtB family transcription factor: MTEHGEPGPIPAAQLEDAAAVFGMLAATARLQILWLLSQGERDVGTLATDIGQTVPAVSQHLAKLKLAGLVHVRKEGRRNVYTIADPGIADIVRLAFRHHRLRGGSLPGHLDD, encoded by the coding sequence GTGACCGAGCACGGCGAGCCGGGCCCCATCCCGGCGGCTCAACTAGAGGACGCGGCAGCGGTTTTCGGCATGCTCGCGGCCACCGCCCGGCTGCAGATCCTCTGGTTGCTGAGCCAGGGGGAACGCGACGTCGGCACGCTGGCGACCGACATCGGCCAGACCGTGCCCGCGGTCAGCCAGCACCTCGCCAAACTCAAACTGGCCGGTTTGGTGCATGTGCGCAAAGAGGGCAGGCGCAATGTCTACACGATCGCCGACCCGGGCATCGCCGACATCGTCCGCCTGGCCTTCCGCCACCACCGGCTGCGCGGCGGGTCACTCCCCGGCCATCTCGACGACTGA
- a CDS encoding urease subunit alpha — translation MSELSRARYAELFGPTTGDRIRLADTDLLIEITEDRSGGPGLAGDEAVFGGGKVLRESMGQARATRADGTPDTVITGVVIVDHWGIIKADVGIRDGRICAIGKAGNPDTMDGVHPDLVVGPSTEIIAGNGRILTAGAIDCHVHFICPQLMDEALGGGITTLIGGGTGPAEGSKATTVTPGSWHLARMFEATDGWPLNIVLLGKGNTVSAESMWEQLRGGASGFKLHEDWGSTPAAIDACLTVADAAGVQVALHSDTLNEAGFVEDTLGAIAGRGIHAYHTEGAGGGHAPDIITVAAHLNVLPSSTNPTRPHTVNTLDEHLDMLMVCHHLSASIPEDLAFAESRIRPSTIAAEDLLHDLGAISMIGSDSQAMGRIGEVVMRTWQTAHVMKRRRGALPGDGAADNARVQRYIAKYTICPAVAHGLDHEIGSVAVGKLADLVLWEPAFFGVRPHAVLKGGAIAWAAMGDANASIPTPQPVLPRPMFGAAPLVAAATSLHFVSEQAIDDGLADRLRINRKLAPVKNVRDRKKTDMPHNDAMPRIEVDPDTFTVRIDGEVWTEQPATELPMAQRYFLF, via the coding sequence ATGAGTGAACTGAGCCGCGCCCGTTATGCCGAACTGTTCGGGCCGACGACCGGTGACCGAATTCGCCTGGCCGACACCGATCTGCTGATCGAGATCACCGAAGACCGCAGCGGCGGTCCGGGTCTCGCGGGTGACGAGGCGGTCTTCGGCGGCGGCAAGGTGCTGCGCGAATCCATGGGGCAGGCCCGCGCCACCCGGGCCGATGGCACCCCGGACACCGTGATCACCGGCGTGGTCATCGTCGACCACTGGGGAATCATCAAGGCCGACGTCGGAATTCGGGACGGCCGCATTTGCGCCATCGGCAAGGCGGGTAACCCGGACACGATGGACGGGGTGCACCCCGACCTGGTGGTCGGCCCGTCCACCGAGATCATCGCGGGCAACGGGCGCATCCTCACCGCGGGCGCCATCGACTGCCACGTGCACTTCATCTGCCCGCAGCTGATGGACGAGGCGCTCGGCGGCGGCATCACCACCCTGATCGGCGGCGGCACCGGCCCCGCCGAGGGCAGCAAGGCGACCACCGTCACGCCCGGCTCCTGGCACCTGGCCCGGATGTTCGAGGCCACCGACGGCTGGCCGCTGAACATCGTGCTGCTCGGCAAGGGCAACACGGTCAGCGCTGAGTCCATGTGGGAGCAATTGCGCGGCGGCGCATCGGGTTTCAAGCTGCACGAGGACTGGGGTTCCACCCCGGCCGCGATCGACGCCTGCCTCACCGTCGCCGACGCGGCGGGCGTGCAGGTGGCGCTGCACTCGGACACGTTGAACGAGGCCGGTTTCGTCGAGGACACCCTCGGCGCCATCGCGGGCCGAGGCATCCACGCCTATCACACCGAGGGCGCGGGCGGCGGGCACGCGCCCGACATCATCACGGTCGCAGCGCATCTCAACGTGCTGCCAAGCTCGACCAACCCGACCCGACCGCACACCGTCAACACCCTCGACGAGCACCTGGACATGCTCATGGTGTGCCACCACCTCAGCGCGTCCATCCCGGAGGATCTCGCGTTCGCCGAGAGCCGGATTCGCCCGTCCACCATTGCCGCCGAGGACCTGCTGCACGACCTCGGCGCGATCTCGATGATCGGCAGCGACTCCCAGGCGATGGGCCGCATCGGCGAGGTGGTCATGCGCACCTGGCAGACCGCGCACGTGATGAAGCGCCGCCGTGGCGCGCTGCCCGGTGACGGCGCCGCCGACAACGCCCGCGTCCAGCGCTACATCGCGAAATACACCATCTGCCCCGCCGTGGCGCACGGCCTCGACCACGAGATCGGTTCCGTGGCCGTCGGCAAGCTCGCCGACCTGGTGCTCTGGGAGCCCGCCTTCTTCGGCGTCCGCCCGCACGCCGTGCTCAAGGGCGGTGCCATCGCCTGGGCGGCGATGGGCGATGCCAACGCGTCCATCCCGACGCCGCAGCCGGTGCTGCCGCGGCCGATGTTCGGCGCGGCACCGCTCGTCGCGGCGGCCACCTCGTTGCACTTCGTCTCCGAGCAAGCCATCGACGACGGCCTCGCCGACCGGCTGCGGATCAACCGAAAACTGGCCCCTGTCAAGAACGTTCGGGATCGCAAGAAGACCGACATGCCCCATAACGACGCGATGCCGCGCATCGAAGTCGACCCGGACACCTTTACCGTCCGCATCGATGGCGAGGTCTGGACCGAGCAACCGGCCACCGAACTGCCGATGGCACAGCGCTATTTCCTGTTCTGA